The following proteins come from a genomic window of Acinetobacter sp. SAAs474:
- a CDS encoding alpha-hydroxy acid oxidase has protein sequence MSQTMPSYRTALPQAALTEIPAYLQTVHDYEIEAEKHLSSMVWAYLQGGAMDEVSVKDNLTQFQKIQLQPRILRDLTQGNTHCEIFGQKYPHPIFLAPIGHQQQFHPEAEAASALAAEVLGSNLILSTFSNTDMRQLKAQNPYKWFQLYWQGEREKSLALVKMAEAHQYKAIVITVDSPHSGIRDRERAHFFHLPQDMQHPHTPTHIPLPQLDSKDHPVFAGLMRIAPTWSDIAWLSQQTQLPIVLKGISHPQDALLAIQHGVQGLIISNHGGRVLDTSIAPLIALQRIKHVVPQDFPLLYDGGIRRGSDVFKAIACGASAVLIGRPYIYGLATAGALGVAHVIKILKEEFEITMALMGTATINEINSDYIYQP, from the coding sequence ATGAGTCAAACAATGCCATCCTACCGAACAGCACTACCACAAGCAGCACTGACTGAAATTCCTGCCTATTTACAAACGGTACATGATTATGAGATTGAGGCAGAGAAACATTTATCCAGCATGGTATGGGCCTATTTACAAGGTGGTGCCATGGATGAAGTCAGTGTCAAAGATAATTTGACACAGTTCCAAAAAATTCAATTACAGCCACGTATATTAAGAGATTTAACCCAAGGCAATACACACTGTGAAATTTTTGGACAAAAATATCCACATCCCATCTTTTTGGCACCAATTGGTCATCAACAACAATTTCATCCAGAGGCTGAAGCCGCTTCTGCGCTGGCTGCAGAGGTTTTAGGTAGTAATCTCATTTTAAGTACCTTTAGCAATACCGATATGCGTCAGTTAAAAGCACAGAATCCCTATAAATGGTTTCAATTATATTGGCAAGGTGAACGAGAAAAATCGCTTGCTTTAGTGAAAATGGCAGAAGCACATCAATATAAAGCGATTGTGATCACAGTGGACTCACCCCATAGTGGCATTCGGGATCGTGAACGGGCACATTTTTTTCATTTACCTCAAGATATGCAACACCCCCATACCCCCACGCATATCCCCTTACCTCAACTCGATAGCAAAGATCATCCCGTTTTTGCCGGTTTAATGCGTATTGCACCAACTTGGTCAGATATTGCATGGCTAAGCCAACAAACCCAGTTACCGATTGTATTAAAAGGTATTAGCCATCCCCAAGATGCGTTATTGGCAATCCAGCATGGTGTACAAGGTCTCATTATCTCCAATCATGGTGGTCGAGTTTTAGATACCAGCATTGCACCACTCATCGCATTACAACGCATTAAACACGTTGTACCACAAGATTTTCCTTTACTCTATGATGGCGGAATTCGTCGAGGATCAGATGTCTTTAAAGCAATTGCTTGTGGTGCATCAGCCGTACTGATTGGTCGACCTTATATTTATGGTCTTGCTACAGCAGGTGCATTGGGTGTGGCACATGTCATTAAAATTTTAAAGGAAGAATTTGAGATCACCATGGCATTAATGGGAACAGCCACCATCAATGAGATCAATTCAGACTATATTTACCAACCTTAA
- a CDS encoding TonB-dependent receptor domain-containing protein, giving the protein MSRFNLHPLTIALLGSITTTVFAAEKTATTENSTAHQLSTIVVSASGFEQSLKDAPASISVITQEDIERKNATSIADLLVDIPGVDVRNGVGKTSGLNVSIRGMSASDTLILIDGRRQTTSTDVTPNGFGEAATGFIPPLSAIERIEVIRGPMSTLYGSDAMGGVINIITKKVSDQWSGNVTVSGNAMEHSSEADSWKTSFLLNGPLIHDQLGLQLRGSYYDRGRSDRIEGSTGRDPRPTTAHNYDIGGKLTYKLNDQNALWLDSFHSSQNYKNEDNRLGTLDTAAKASGYKDKLEFNRNQYAIGHDGDYDFGTWRTYISQTETETKGRTIPNRTFPNNAYAGDDRTLKNTDLVADTHLIMPIQDHKLTLGTEYKKAKIRDDIAGIDAEFSKHSYSFYAEDEWNIINNVLFTFGGRYEEHSGFGGHFSPRAYLVWNASNELTLKGGVSTGYKAPSAKALYDGIISVGNQGASFGIGSPDLKPEESTNYEIGFNYNNGNLDLTTTAFLNKIKNLITTGPALLNCAYEAAPNRPGCVNYGSQITVQDTFSQSINAKRAETRGVEVSAKYSIIPEWDIKAAYTYMKTKITEGPEQGEHFTNVPRNAFNLTSTWHIQDALDVWLQYEYKSDRTRFSTIPTAPSTGLGSSDYEEYKLLGDKLAGYSLFNLGASYIVTDQLRLNMAVNNLLDKDFTEGQNYLYNGGEATAYKYLDIGSSISGTYIPGRNYWLSVSYDF; this is encoded by the coding sequence ATGAGTCGTTTTAACCTTCACCCGTTGACCATTGCACTATTAGGTTCAATAACAACAACTGTATTTGCAGCAGAGAAAACTGCAACCACAGAAAATAGTACAGCACACCAACTTTCCACGATTGTGGTCTCTGCAAGTGGTTTTGAACAATCATTAAAAGATGCACCTGCTTCAATCAGTGTCATTACACAAGAAGATATTGAAAGAAAAAATGCAACTTCAATTGCAGATTTATTGGTTGATATACCCGGTGTAGATGTACGCAATGGTGTAGGAAAAACGTCAGGATTGAATGTCAGCATTCGAGGTATGAGTGCATCGGATACCCTTATTTTAATTGATGGCCGTCGTCAAACAACCTCAACAGATGTAACACCAAATGGTTTTGGTGAAGCAGCGACAGGATTTATTCCTCCGCTTTCAGCAATTGAACGTATTGAAGTGATTCGTGGCCCAATGTCGACCTTATATGGTTCTGATGCCATGGGTGGGGTGATTAATATCATCACCAAAAAAGTCAGTGATCAATGGAGTGGTAATGTTACTGTCAGTGGTAATGCGATGGAGCATAGTTCTGAAGCAGACTCATGGAAAACCAGCTTCTTACTTAATGGCCCCTTAATTCATGACCAATTAGGTTTACAATTACGTGGCAGTTATTATGATCGTGGCCGTTCAGACCGTATTGAAGGTTCAACAGGCCGTGATCCTCGTCCAACAACAGCACATAATTATGATATTGGTGGTAAATTAACTTACAAACTCAATGATCAAAATGCGCTTTGGCTAGATAGCTTCCATTCCAGTCAAAATTATAAAAATGAAGATAATCGCTTAGGAACATTAGATACCGCAGCTAAAGCATCTGGTTATAAGGATAAACTTGAGTTTAATCGTAACCAGTATGCCATTGGACATGATGGTGATTATGATTTTGGTACTTGGCGTACCTATATTAGCCAGACTGAAACCGAAACCAAAGGCCGTACCATTCCCAATCGAACCTTTCCAAACAATGCTTATGCTGGAGATGATCGTACTTTAAAAAATACGGATTTGGTTGCCGATACACACCTTATTATGCCGATTCAGGATCATAAATTAACTCTGGGAACTGAGTATAAAAAAGCCAAAATTAGGGATGATATTGCAGGCATAGATGCTGAATTTTCCAAACATTCTTATTCATTCTATGCAGAAGATGAATGGAATATTATCAATAATGTTTTATTCACCTTTGGCGGTCGTTATGAGGAACATTCTGGTTTTGGTGGGCACTTTAGTCCACGCGCTTATTTAGTTTGGAATGCCAGTAATGAACTGACGTTAAAAGGTGGTGTTAGTACAGGCTATAAAGCACCATCAGCAAAAGCATTGTATGATGGAATTATTAGTGTCGGTAATCAAGGTGCCAGCTTTGGTATTGGTTCACCTGATTTAAAACCAGAAGAATCAACGAATTACGAAATAGGTTTTAACTATAATAACGGTAACCTAGATTTAACAACTACAGCTTTTCTCAATAAAATTAAAAACTTAATTACAACTGGTCCAGCTTTACTCAATTGTGCTTATGAGGCTGCACCAAACCGACCAGGATGTGTTAATTATGGCTCACAAATTACAGTACAAGATACTTTTTCACAAAGTATCAATGCAAAAAGAGCGGAAACCCGAGGTGTAGAAGTCAGTGCCAAATATAGCATTATTCCTGAATGGGATATTAAGGCGGCATATACCTATATGAAAACAAAAATTACTGAAGGTCCTGAACAAGGAGAACACTTTACTAATGTACCACGTAACGCTTTTAATCTAACCTCAACATGGCATATTCAAGATGCACTAGATGTCTGGTTACAGTATGAATATAAATCTGATCGTACACGTTTTTCGACTATTCCAACTGCCCCAAGTACTGGACTAGGATCAAGTGATTATGAAGAATATAAATTACTTGGTGATAAATTAGCAGGCTATAGTTTATTTAATTTAGGTGCAAGTTATATTGTAACAGATCAATTACGTCTGAATATGGCAGTTAACAACCTGTTAGATAAAGACTTCACTGAAGGACAAAACTATCTTTACAATGGTGGTGAAGCAACAGCTTATAAATATCTTGATATTGGCTCTAGTATTTCAGGAACTTATATTCCAGGTCGTAACTATTGGTTATCTGTCTCCTATGACTTTTAA
- a CDS encoding homoserine O-succinyltransferase MetX, with protein sequence MSFPADSVGLVSPQKFIFEEPLALECDRILPRFELMVESYGELNADRSNAILICHALSGHHHAAGYHHSDDKKPGWWDACIGPGKAIDTTKFFVVAINNIGGCHGSTGPTSPNPENENRPYGPDFPLVTVRDWVKTQALLSDRLGIDVWYAVIGGSLGGMQALQWSVDYPNRLKKCVIIASAPKLSAQNIAFNEVARQSILSDPDFHHGRYLEQDSYPKRGLILARMVGHITYLSEEAMKQKFGRDLRSGKFMYGFDVEFQVESYLRYQGEQFSRNFDANTYLIMTKALDYFDPAREYQQSLVHAMANTQCQFLVISFTTDWRFSPQRSQEIVEALITNHKPVSYLDIDAEQGHDSFLFPIPLYVKSLRAFLGGEQHLQSTPKELV encoded by the coding sequence GTGTCTTTTCCAGCAGATTCTGTCGGCCTTGTGAGCCCACAAAAGTTCATTTTTGAAGAACCATTAGCCCTTGAATGTGATCGAATTCTGCCACGTTTTGAACTCATGGTAGAAAGCTATGGTGAACTGAATGCAGATCGATCTAATGCCATTTTAATTTGTCACGCCTTATCAGGACATCATCATGCTGCCGGATATCACCATTCTGATGATAAAAAACCCGGTTGGTGGGATGCTTGTATTGGTCCTGGTAAAGCCATCGATACGACAAAGTTTTTTGTGGTTGCCATTAATAATATTGGTGGATGTCATGGCTCTACAGGTCCTACTTCTCCAAATCCTGAAAATGAAAATCGACCTTATGGTCCAGATTTTCCATTGGTGACGGTACGTGACTGGGTCAAAACTCAAGCTTTACTCTCTGATCGCTTGGGAATTGATGTCTGGTATGCCGTAATTGGTGGCTCACTGGGTGGCATGCAAGCCTTACAATGGTCTGTTGACTATCCTAATCGCTTAAAAAAATGTGTCATTATTGCCAGTGCTCCTAAATTATCTGCACAAAATATTGCCTTTAATGAGGTCGCGCGCCAATCCATTTTATCTGATCCAGATTTTCATCATGGCCGTTATTTAGAACAAGACAGCTATCCTAAACGTGGTTTGATTTTGGCACGTATGGTGGGTCATATCACCTATTTATCTGAAGAAGCCATGAAACAAAAATTTGGCCGTGATCTTCGCTCAGGTAAGTTTATGTATGGCTTTGATGTGGAATTTCAGGTCGAAAGTTATTTACGCTATCAAGGTGAACAGTTCAGTCGTAATTTCGATGCCAATACTTACTTAATTATGACCAAAGCATTAGATTATTTTGATCCTGCCCGAGAATATCAACAATCACTAGTCCATGCCATGGCCAATACCCAATGCCAGTTTTTAGTTATTTCATTTACAACCGATTGGCGTTTTAGTCCACAGCGCTCACAAGAAATTGTAGAGGCTCTGATTACGAATCATAAACCGGTCAGTTATCTCGATATTGATGCCGAACAGGGTCACGATTCATTTCTTTTCCCAATCCCATTATATGTTAAATCATTGCGTGCATTTTTAGGGGGTGAACAACATCTTCAATCGACACCAAAGGAGCTTGTGTAA
- a CDS encoding TonB-dependent receptor, translating to MSFIKTRKKIVSSAIASSFSIMAGNAIAQEPQVAQLKTIHTEAVVEQNLKVDTSANDKYLTSLLDAPKSVAVISQQFIEDTQVTTLSDALRLVPGITLGAGEGGNPNGDRPFIRGYSAESSIYVDGIRNATSQNRDMFAIEQVEITKGSGSSLGGAGSVGGSINLITKEAKKGSFIQGSVEGGTDNYQRITLDGNKDFGNGIAARVALLGHKNEKPGQDNGAEYKRFGIAPSISFGLDTPTRATLSYYYLKSNDTPDSGVPYWTDGKAAGTPLDVKQGVYYGWKDRDFQKQENHIGTIKVEHDLNEDLTIANIATYSKSKNDFIWTQPDDSKANIANGSVARRANTRITSTESYSDQLSLRGKFNTGILQHRFNTGVEYSHQKSDKGSYTIYDLNGSTTTLPNGKLNDVANGSLDLSGNGACAGLIGAASNYWCTSAYNPNPSDPFLGSISANKAVTTTTAKTTSLYFLDNIEINPQWLLDLGVRWDKFDTELKTNATGVKLTNNTDFWSWNAGLTYKPAENGAIYISYATSANPVGIDAGDGSELSVNANNQDLDPEKARTYELGTKWDLLNDRLNVTASIFRTEKQNTRIQLDPNTYTNGGKSKVDGFELGINGNITEKWAVSAGYTYLDSKATKNGFSCRNNKCTDQSGYNGNQLPNVPKNSATLWTTYQVLPQLMIGGGAVAMDKVYGDLANEKWVPGYVRYDLVARYNVNENVNLQLNVNNVTDKRYFTKAYASHYATEADGRNAVLSLNFKY from the coding sequence ATGAGTTTCATAAAAACACGTAAAAAAATCGTGTCTTCTGCGATTGCCTCATCATTCAGCATTATGGCAGGGAATGCCATAGCACAAGAGCCACAAGTTGCTCAACTCAAAACTATTCATACTGAAGCAGTCGTTGAACAAAATTTAAAAGTCGATACATCAGCAAATGATAAATATCTGACTTCTCTTTTAGATGCACCTAAATCTGTGGCCGTGATTTCACAACAGTTTATTGAAGATACACAAGTCACAACCTTAAGTGACGCTTTACGTTTAGTACCCGGAATTACCTTAGGTGCAGGTGAAGGCGGTAACCCAAATGGAGATCGTCCATTTATCCGTGGTTATAGTGCTGAAAGCTCAATTTATGTTGATGGTATACGTAATGCGACTTCGCAAAACCGTGATATGTTCGCCATCGAACAAGTTGAAATTACCAAAGGTTCAGGTTCATCTTTAGGTGGTGCAGGATCTGTTGGCGGTAGCATTAACCTGATCACCAAAGAAGCAAAGAAAGGCAGTTTCATTCAAGGCTCTGTTGAAGGTGGTACCGATAATTATCAACGTATTACCCTTGATGGTAACAAAGATTTTGGTAATGGCATTGCTGCACGTGTTGCTCTACTCGGTCATAAAAATGAAAAACCGGGTCAAGATAATGGTGCAGAATATAAACGTTTTGGGATTGCACCCAGCATTAGCTTTGGGCTAGATACGCCAACCCGTGCTACCTTAAGCTATTATTATCTAAAATCGAATGATACACCTGATTCAGGTGTACCCTATTGGACCGATGGTAAAGCAGCAGGTACTCCTTTAGATGTAAAACAAGGAGTTTACTATGGTTGGAAAGATCGAGATTTCCAAAAACAGGAAAACCATATTGGTACCATTAAAGTTGAACATGATCTTAATGAAGACTTAACCATTGCCAATATTGCCACCTATAGCAAATCTAAAAATGACTTTATTTGGACTCAACCCGATGATTCTAAAGCTAATATTGCTAATGGTAGTGTAGCACGTCGTGCCAATACACGTATTACTAGTACTGAAAGTTATAGTGATCAACTGAGTTTACGTGGTAAGTTTAATACTGGCATATTACAACACCGTTTTAATACAGGGGTAGAATATAGCCACCAAAAATCAGATAAAGGTAGCTATACAATCTATGATTTAAATGGTTCTACAACAACACTGCCAAATGGCAAACTGAATGATGTTGCAAACGGTTCTCTTGATCTTAGTGGTAATGGTGCTTGTGCAGGACTTATTGGAGCAGCATCAAACTATTGGTGTACCTCAGCATATAATCCAAACCCATCGGATCCATTTTTAGGTTCAATTTCAGCCAATAAAGCTGTTACCACCACCACTGCAAAAACAACATCATTATATTTCTTAGATAATATTGAAATTAATCCACAGTGGTTACTCGATTTAGGTGTACGTTGGGATAAGTTTGATACCGAGCTTAAAACCAATGCAACAGGTGTAAAACTCACTAACAACACTGATTTTTGGAGCTGGAATGCAGGGCTTACCTATAAACCTGCAGAAAATGGTGCGATTTATATCAGTTACGCTACCTCTGCGAATCCTGTAGGTATTGATGCTGGTGACGGTTCTGAACTGTCAGTTAATGCCAATAACCAAGATCTTGATCCTGAAAAAGCACGTACTTATGAATTGGGTACCAAATGGGATTTATTAAATGACCGTCTAAATGTCACTGCATCGATTTTCCGTACTGAAAAGCAAAATACCCGTATTCAACTTGATCCAAACACCTATACCAATGGCGGTAAAAGTAAAGTGGATGGTTTTGAACTGGGTATTAACGGTAATATTACCGAAAAATGGGCAGTGTCTGCAGGCTATACCTATTTAGACAGTAAAGCGACTAAAAATGGCTTTAGTTGTCGCAATAACAAGTGTACCGATCAATCTGGCTATAATGGTAATCAATTACCAAACGTACCAAAAAATTCAGCAACGCTTTGGACGACCTATCAAGTCTTACCACAGTTAATGATTGGTGGTGGTGCTGTAGCAATGGATAAAGTCTATGGTGATCTTGCCAATGAAAAATGGGTACCAGGCTATGTACGCTACGATCTAGTTGCACGCTATAATGTCAATGAAAACGTTAATTTACAGCTTAATGTTAATAATGTGACAGATAAACGTTACTTTACTAAAGCCTATGCATCTCACTATGCAACAGAAGCTGATGGCCGTAATGCAGTATTGTCGTTAAACTTTAAATACTAA
- a CDS encoding tetratricopeptide repeat protein, translated as MKKLLLSTSLFFGLIGISHADYVPNKPSIASQAAQYAVMDINSLIKAAKSGQAGAQFYLGTKYQQGKDVQKDDRQAFAWYKAAADQGLSSAQLNVGRMLAEGIGTRKDETLARKYFEKAASHGDNRASFNLAVMEEKNKNFVGAYQWYELSTRDGMLDNKVISLSEGKKTALAANLTQDQIRQARDRADSWIQAQ; from the coding sequence ATGAAAAAATTATTACTCAGCACATCATTATTTTTTGGTTTAATCGGAATTAGCCACGCAGACTATGTTCCCAATAAACCATCGATTGCGAGTCAAGCAGCACAATATGCTGTTATGGACATTAACAGTCTCATTAAAGCAGCAAAATCGGGTCAAGCTGGCGCACAGTTTTATTTAGGAACAAAATACCAGCAAGGCAAAGATGTTCAGAAAGATGATCGCCAAGCATTTGCTTGGTATAAAGCAGCTGCAGATCAAGGTTTATCCTCTGCCCAACTCAATGTAGGACGAATGCTGGCTGAAGGCATTGGTACGCGTAAAGATGAAACATTGGCACGTAAATATTTTGAAAAAGCTGCAAGTCATGGTGATAATCGTGCCAGCTTTAATCTTGCCGTGATGGAAGAGAAGAATAAAAATTTTGTTGGGGCTTATCAATGGTATGAGCTTTCAACACGTGATGGTATGCTGGACAATAAAGTGATTAGCTTGTCTGAAGGCAAGAAAACAGCACTGGCTGCAAACCTCACACAAGATCAAATTCGTCAAGCACGTGATCGTGCAGACAGTTGGATTCAAGCACAATAA
- a CDS encoding Fe2+-dependent dioxygenase, whose protein sequence is MIHHIPNILSKEQVAYFREEMAKIDWIDGKQTTGSLSANVKQNRQLPANHPLSQHLGQIVLAAVKQNSLFMSAALPLEILAPYFNRYESGETFGFHIDNAIRWPQDAQRPIRTDLSCTLFLTEPEDYDGGELVIEDTYGYHEVKLPAGDLILYPSTSIHEVSPVTSGCRIGSFFWLQSMIRDDADRYTLFNLDQSIQKLRLELGDQHAEVVQLSSLYHNLIRKWAEL, encoded by the coding sequence GTGATTCATCATATTCCCAATATTTTAAGTAAGGAACAGGTGGCCTATTTTCGTGAAGAGATGGCTAAAATCGACTGGATTGATGGTAAACAGACCACAGGCTCACTCTCAGCCAATGTTAAACAAAACCGACAGCTTCCAGCCAATCATCCACTCAGCCAACATTTGGGACAAATTGTTTTAGCTGCAGTTAAACAAAATAGTTTATTTATGTCAGCGGCCTTGCCTTTGGAGATATTAGCACCCTACTTTAATCGTTATGAATCGGGTGAAACTTTTGGCTTTCATATTGATAATGCCATTCGTTGGCCACAAGATGCACAGCGCCCCATTCGTACCGATCTGTCCTGTACCCTGTTTTTAACTGAACCAGAAGACTATGACGGAGGTGAATTGGTCATCGAAGATACGTATGGTTACCATGAGGTTAAACTACCTGCAGGCGATTTAATTTTATATCCGTCTACCAGTATCCATGAAGTGAGTCCGGTCACCTCTGGCTGTCGTATTGGAAGCTTTTTTTGGCTACAAAGCATGATTCGTGATGATGCTGATCGTTATACCTTATTTAACTTGGACCAAAGCATTCAAAAGCTGCGTTTGGAATTAGGTGATCAACATGCTGAAGTGGTTCAACTCAGTAGTCTTTATCATAATCTGATTCGTAAATGGGCAGAGCTATGA
- the pgaD gene encoding poly-beta-1,6-N-acetyl-D-glucosamine biosynthesis protein PgaD gives MKNSGLIIDLRRQLPWHQRYASGTSTALMWAVWLLLWRPVIIVTGLIALQKHHVIQHIFDGLSIGIGHGLTALVACSIALLFWSNFMPAITITKTSAKCVSDYSNHFHLPIALIEHGRQQKISVIHYDEHGKITQIEPSEHV, from the coding sequence ATGAAAAATAGTGGTTTAATTATCGATTTACGTCGTCAACTTCCTTGGCATCAGCGTTATGCATCAGGTACATCCACAGCATTAATGTGGGCAGTTTGGCTATTATTGTGGCGGCCTGTCATTATTGTAACAGGACTAATTGCACTACAAAAACATCATGTCATACAGCATATTTTTGATGGATTAAGTATTGGCATCGGACACGGTTTAACCGCTTTAGTGGCTTGTAGCATCGCGTTATTATTCTGGAGCAATTTTATGCCAGCCATCACAATTACAAAGACTTCAGCCAAATGTGTGAGCGATTATAGCAATCATTTTCATTTACCTATAGCGCTGATTGAACACGGTCGCCAACAAAAAATTAGTGTAATACATTATGATGAACATGGAAAAATAACTCAGATTGAGCCATCTGAACACGTATAG
- the leuA gene encoding 2-isopropylmalate synthase, giving the protein MMLADPSKKYRRMYQRVDLPDRQWPNNEITKAPIWMSTDLRDGNQAIFEPMNIEQKFKMFQMLVKIGFKHIEIGFPSASQIDFDFTRLLIEGNHIPDDVYIEVLVQARDHLIQRTFESLVGAKRAIVHIYNANSPTFRQKVLNTDIAGAKQLAVNAAQKVKEYAAHYPETEWVFQYSPECFTATELTVAKDVCDAVTEVWEASADNKVILNLPATVEVSGPHIYADQIEWMHRNLARRDGVIISVHCHNDRGCGIAASELAIMAGADRVEGCVFGNGERTGNVDVAAIALNMYTQGVAPELDFSNINEIIATVEECTGLPVHPRHPYAGDLVFTAFSGSHQDAIKKGFEFQKNEEIWDMPYLPIDPKDLGRDYDAVIRVNSQSGKGGIAYLLESNYNVSLPRRLQIEFSQVVQQHTDKEGTEISAPQIWQLFKDTYVATKDAHYAAKNYKLTDENGKQVIALEIEVQGETQQLRGEGNGPISAILNALQLPIDVLNYEERSIGSGAHAKALALIELQVQGTGKSAFGAGIHDNIVTSSIEAIIACTNRLIEQGVLSTDQVIAAAI; this is encoded by the coding sequence ATGATGTTGGCTGATCCAAGCAAAAAATACCGCCGTATGTATCAACGTGTCGATTTACCAGATCGTCAATGGCCCAATAACGAAATTACAAAAGCACCTATTTGGATGAGTACCGATCTTCGTGATGGTAACCAAGCAATTTTTGAACCGATGAATATTGAACAAAAATTTAAAATGTTTCAAATGTTGGTCAAAATTGGCTTTAAACACATTGAAATTGGCTTCCCCTCTGCATCACAAATTGATTTTGACTTTACTCGCCTTTTAATTGAAGGCAATCATATTCCAGATGACGTTTATATTGAAGTATTGGTACAAGCGCGTGATCATTTAATTCAACGTACATTTGAGTCTTTAGTCGGCGCAAAACGTGCTATTGTGCATATTTATAATGCCAATTCACCGACATTCCGCCAAAAAGTATTAAATACCGATATTGCAGGTGCAAAACAATTAGCCGTTAATGCTGCACAAAAAGTCAAAGAATATGCAGCACATTATCCAGAAACTGAATGGGTGTTCCAATATAGTCCGGAGTGTTTTACAGCCACAGAATTAACTGTTGCTAAAGATGTCTGTGATGCTGTTACTGAAGTATGGGAAGCCTCTGCTGACAATAAGGTGATCTTAAACTTGCCCGCAACAGTTGAAGTGTCTGGTCCACATATCTATGCAGACCAAATCGAATGGATGCACCGTAATTTAGCACGTCGTGATGGTGTCATTATTTCAGTCCATTGTCATAATGACCGTGGCTGTGGTATTGCTGCATCAGAACTTGCCATTATGGCGGGTGCTGACCGTGTTGAAGGCTGTGTTTTTGGTAATGGTGAACGTACGGGTAATGTGGACGTTGCTGCAATTGCCTTAAACATGTATACCCAAGGCGTTGCGCCAGAATTGGATTTTTCCAATATTAATGAAATCATTGCAACGGTTGAGGAATGTACTGGCTTACCTGTACATCCACGCCATCCTTATGCGGGTGATTTAGTGTTTACTGCATTCTCTGGCTCACATCAAGATGCAATTAAAAAAGGTTTTGAGTTCCAAAAAAATGAAGAGATTTGGGACATGCCTTATTTGCCAATTGATCCTAAAGATTTAGGCCGTGATTATGATGCTGTCATTCGTGTTAACTCACAATCAGGCAAAGGCGGTATTGCATACTTACTTGAGTCAAATTACAACGTTTCATTGCCACGTCGCTTGCAAATTGAATTCTCTCAAGTCGTGCAACAGCATACAGATAAAGAAGGGACTGAAATTTCAGCACCACAAATCTGGCAGCTATTTAAAGATACCTATGTTGCCACTAAAGATGCGCATTATGCTGCAAAAAATTACAAGTTAACCGATGAAAATGGTAAACAAGTTATTGCGCTTGAAATTGAAGTTCAAGGTGAAACTCAACAGTTACGTGGTGAAGGAAATGGACCAATTTCGGCTATTCTTAATGCCTTACAACTACCAATTGACGTCTTGAACTATGAAGAACGCAGTATTGGTTCTGGTGCACATGCCAAAGCCTTAGCGTTAATTGAACTTCAAGTTCAAGGTACTGGTAAATCTGCTTTTGGTGCAGGGATTCACGACAATATTGTGACCTCTTCAATTGAGGCCATTATTGCCTGTACCAACCGTCTCATTGAACAAGGCGTATTAAGCACAGACCAAGTGATTGCAGCAGCGATATAA
- the metW gene encoding methionine biosynthesis protein MetW: MRIDHQLAEKWIKPNSNVLDLGCGDGELLAHMSQKHHIRAYGLEIDQEKIAIAISRGLNIIQQDLNLGLSRFADQSFDYVVMAQALQAVDAPDVLLRDMVRVGKQAIITFPNFAHWKNRSFLAIKGMMPVSNALPYMWYNTPNIHLCTFRDFEALCAENNIRIINRLAVNGNQQDSLLSKYIPNLFGEVAIYRVSAL, encoded by the coding sequence ATGCGTATTGATCATCAGCTTGCAGAAAAATGGATTAAACCGAATTCTAATGTTTTGGACTTAGGTTGTGGTGATGGTGAACTGTTGGCACATATGAGTCAAAAACATCATATTCGCGCATATGGATTAGAAATTGATCAAGAAAAGATTGCAATTGCGATCAGTAGAGGGTTAAATATTATCCAACAGGATTTAAATCTTGGTTTAAGCCGTTTTGCTGATCAGTCCTTTGACTATGTTGTTATGGCACAGGCCTTGCAAGCGGTTGATGCACCCGACGTCTTATTACGCGATATGGTACGTGTTGGAAAACAGGCAATTATTACCTTTCCTAACTTTGCACACTGGAAGAACCGTTCTTTCTTGGCAATTAAAGGGATGATGCCGGTATCTAATGCACTACCCTATATGTGGTATAATACGCCTAATATTCATTTATGTACCTTCCGTGATTTTGAGGCACTTTGTGCTGAAAATAATATTCGGATCATTAATCGACTTGCCGTAAATGGGAATCAACAAGACAGTTTACTGAGTAAATATATTCCGAACCTGTTTGGTGAAGTCGCGATTTATCGAGTGAGCGCACTATGA